The following are encoded together in the Planococcus antarcticus DSM 14505 genome:
- a CDS encoding shikimate kinase, producing the protein MNRIYLIGFMGCGKSAVGRRLSFLLKLPFYDMDKEIVRQTGKTIPEIFEQHGEEYFRGLETQFLQNFKNDHCIISTGGGVTMRKANQKIMRNTGLVLFLDAPFREIWRRIHRDPNRPIVRRSTREEIEGLHKDRYRDYKQTAHITIRTEFRTLRQITQYAAFQVNRLKGE; encoded by the coding sequence ATGAACAGAATATATTTGATTGGATTTATGGGCTGCGGCAAAAGCGCGGTCGGCAGGAGGCTAAGTTTTCTTCTGAAATTGCCCTTTTATGACATGGACAAAGAGATTGTCCGGCAGACAGGTAAAACGATTCCAGAAATCTTCGAGCAGCATGGCGAAGAATATTTTCGGGGGCTGGAAACACAGTTTTTGCAAAATTTTAAAAATGATCATTGCATCATCTCAACAGGCGGCGGCGTCACCATGCGAAAAGCAAACCAGAAAATTATGAGAAATACGGGGCTGGTGCTGTTTTTGGATGCACCTTTCCGTGAAATCTGGCGGCGGATTCACAGAGATCCCAACCGGCCGATTGTCCGTCGATCCACGCGTGAGGAAATTGAAGGGCTACACAAAGATCGTTATCGGGATTATAAGCAAACTGCGCATATTACCATACGTACCGAATTTCGTACGTTGCGGCAAATTACGCAATATGCTGCTTTTCAAGTAAATCGACTTAAAGGCGAATGA
- the gcvT gene encoding glycine cleavage system aminomethyltransferase GcvT — translation MAQLKRTPLFETYSKYGGKTIDFGGWELPVQFSSIKEEHEAVRTKAGLFDVSHMGEIFVTGADSLDYLQHLVTNDVSKIQGGQAQYTAMCYEDGGTVDDLLVYKLADQHYLLVVNASNIEKDFNWMEQVKTGDVTLDNASERYGLLALQGPLAETVLQRLTDEDLSAIKPFRFKQDVEIIGHKVILSRTGYTGESGFEIYAAPDALVDLWDGILSEGKSEGVVPVGLGARDTLRFEACLALYGQELSKDITPLEAGINFVVKLKKEQDFNGKKALEAQKEAGVPRKLMGIEMIDKGIPRNGYPIYAGNQKIGEVTTGTQSPTLKKNIGLALVSSDYAELGVELEVEIRGKRLKAKTVETPFYKRSN, via the coding sequence TTGGCACAGTTAAAGCGTACACCTCTGTTTGAAACGTATTCGAAATATGGTGGCAAAACAATCGATTTTGGTGGTTGGGAACTGCCCGTGCAATTTTCAAGCATTAAAGAAGAACACGAAGCAGTCAGAACAAAAGCAGGTCTTTTTGATGTCTCGCATATGGGTGAAATTTTCGTTACAGGGGCAGATAGTTTAGATTATCTCCAGCATCTTGTAACAAATGATGTGTCTAAAATTCAAGGTGGACAAGCGCAATATACAGCAATGTGCTATGAAGATGGCGGCACAGTGGATGACTTGCTAGTTTATAAATTAGCAGACCAGCATTATCTACTGGTTGTCAATGCATCTAATATCGAAAAGGATTTCAATTGGATGGAGCAGGTGAAAACGGGCGATGTCACATTAGACAACGCATCTGAACGCTATGGTTTGTTGGCTCTGCAGGGACCTTTAGCTGAAACGGTGCTTCAACGCTTAACTGACGAAGATCTTTCAGCAATCAAACCTTTCCGATTTAAGCAGGATGTTGAAATTATCGGCCACAAAGTTATTTTATCGCGGACCGGCTATACCGGCGAAAGCGGTTTTGAAATTTACGCAGCACCTGATGCATTGGTTGACCTTTGGGATGGCATCTTGTCAGAAGGTAAATCAGAGGGCGTCGTGCCGGTAGGACTTGGTGCACGCGATACATTGCGTTTTGAAGCCTGCCTTGCTTTATACGGCCAGGAGCTGTCGAAAGACATCACACCGCTTGAAGCTGGCATCAACTTTGTTGTGAAATTGAAAAAAGAACAAGATTTCAACGGTAAAAAAGCGTTGGAAGCGCAAAAAGAAGCTGGCGTTCCAAGAAAATTAATGGGCATTGAAATGATCGACAAAGGCATTCCACGCAATGGCTATCCCATATATGCAGGAAATCAAAAAATTGGGGAAGTAACAACCGGAACTCAATCTCCAACACTCAAAAAGAATATTGGACTGGCTTTAGTTTCAAGTGACTATGCTGAACTTGGAGTCGAATTGGAAGTTGAAATTCGTGGTAAGCGACTAAAAGCGAAAACAGTAGAAACGCCATTTTATAAACGATCCAACTAA
- the gcvPA gene encoding aminomethyl-transferring glycine dehydrogenase subunit GcvPA translates to MNHRYLPMTTQDEKEMLETIGINSIDELFSDIPEKVRFKGEYNIKAAKSESSLTKELAQLASQNADTNRYASFLGAGVYDHYKPIIVDHVISRSEFYTAYTPYQPEISQGELQAIFEFQTMISELTGMDIANSSMYDGGTALAEAGMLAAGHTKRKKILVSRAVHPESRDVVRTYALGQSIEVIEIPIKDGHTDLDALKEMLDENVATVMIQYPNFFGQVENLKEIEPIVHEAGALLSVSSNPLALGALTSPGQLGADITVGDAQPFGIPEAYGGPHCGYFAVTKKLMRKVPGRLVGETTDEEGRRGFVLTLQAREQHIRRDKATSNICSNQALNALAASVAMTALGKVGTQEIAKQNIVKTHYMKQQLKKVGLEIAFEGAHFNEIVVKTEEPVKQLNDRLFEKGMIGGYDLGLSFDEFQDHMLVAVTEQRTKEEIDAFVQGIAAKVKEAGATHA, encoded by the coding sequence ATGAACCATCGCTACTTACCAATGACGACTCAAGACGAAAAAGAAATGCTGGAAACAATCGGCATTAATTCAATCGATGAATTATTTTCGGATATTCCGGAAAAAGTGCGCTTTAAAGGTGAATATAATATTAAAGCAGCCAAATCCGAATCTTCATTAACAAAAGAATTGGCCCAGCTTGCTTCTCAAAACGCTGATACTAATCGCTATGCGTCGTTTTTAGGAGCAGGCGTTTATGACCATTACAAACCGATTATTGTTGATCACGTGATTTCGCGTTCTGAGTTCTATACAGCGTATACGCCGTATCAGCCAGAAATCTCACAAGGCGAACTACAAGCCATTTTTGAATTTCAAACAATGATCAGTGAATTGACGGGCATGGATATTGCTAACTCGTCTATGTATGACGGCGGTACGGCACTTGCTGAAGCGGGTATGCTTGCTGCAGGACATACAAAACGCAAGAAAATTCTCGTGTCACGTGCAGTTCATCCAGAATCACGCGACGTTGTCCGTACCTATGCTCTTGGTCAGTCTATCGAAGTTATTGAAATTCCAATAAAAGATGGCCATACCGATTTAGATGCATTAAAAGAGATGCTGGATGAGAACGTTGCGACAGTGATGATTCAGTATCCAAACTTCTTTGGTCAAGTTGAAAACTTAAAGGAAATCGAGCCGATCGTCCATGAAGCCGGTGCTTTATTGTCGGTTTCTTCTAATCCATTAGCGCTGGGTGCATTAACTTCACCGGGGCAACTTGGAGCCGATATTACAGTAGGAGACGCACAGCCTTTTGGTATTCCAGAAGCATACGGCGGACCTCATTGCGGTTATTTTGCTGTAACGAAAAAATTAATGCGTAAAGTTCCAGGTCGTTTAGTCGGTGAAACGACGGATGAAGAAGGCCGCCGCGGATTTGTTTTAACATTGCAGGCACGTGAACAGCATATCCGTCGCGACAAAGCGACATCGAATATCTGCTCGAACCAAGCCTTGAATGCGTTGGCAGCTTCTGTTGCCATGACCGCGCTTGGAAAAGTCGGCACACAAGAAATCGCAAAACAAAATATTGTGAAAACACATTATATGAAACAGCAATTGAAAAAAGTGGGTCTTGAAATTGCATTTGAAGGCGCTCATTTCAATGAAATCGTCGTCAAGACAGAAGAACCTGTCAAGCAATTGAATGACCGCTTGTTTGAAAAAGGCATGATCGGCGGCTACGACCTTGGATTAAGTTTTGATGAATTTCAAGACCATATGCTAGTTGCGGTTACGGAACAGCGCACAAAAGAAGAAATCGATGCATTTGTGCAGGGAATTGCTGCAAAAGTGAAGGAAGCGGGGGCTACTCATGCATAA
- the gcvPB gene encoding aminomethyl-transferring glycine dehydrogenase subunit GcvPB translates to MHKDNQALIFELTKEGRVGYSLPTLDVPEVDLSELLPTDLIRTEAAELPEVSELDIMRHYTALSNRNHGVDSGFYPLGSCTMKYNPKINETVARYPGFANIHPLQDEKTVQGALALMFDLQEHLKEITGMDEVTLQPAAGAHGEWTGLMMIRAYHEARGDFKRTKVIVPDSAHGTNPASATVAGFETVTVKSSDQGLVDLEDLKRVVGEDTAALMLTNPNTLGLFEEQILEMAAIIHEVGGKLYYDGANLNAVMSKARPGDMGFDVVHLNLHKTFTGPHGGGGPGSGPVGVKNDLLPYLPKPLLVKKDDAYTFDYDRPESIGRVKPFYGNFGINVRAYTYIRSMGPDGLKAVTEYAVLNANYMMRRLQPHFDLPYDRHCKHEFVLSGRRQKKLGVRTLDMAKRLLDFGYHPPTIYFPINVEEGMMIEPTETESKETLDAFIDAMIQIAKEVEENPEIVQNAPHTTVISRLDETKAARQPVLRYYKAE, encoded by the coding sequence ATGCATAAAGATAACCAAGCACTAATTTTTGAATTGACTAAAGAAGGTCGCGTTGGCTATAGTTTGCCAACACTTGACGTACCTGAAGTTGACTTGAGCGAGCTATTGCCAACCGATTTGATTCGTACAGAAGCAGCAGAACTACCGGAAGTATCAGAACTTGATATTATGCGTCATTACACAGCGTTATCCAACCGCAACCACGGTGTGGATTCTGGGTTTTATCCTCTAGGATCTTGCACCATGAAATACAATCCGAAAATCAACGAAACGGTAGCTCGTTACCCAGGGTTTGCCAATATTCATCCGTTGCAGGATGAAAAAACTGTCCAAGGGGCTCTTGCTTTGATGTTTGACCTTCAAGAGCATTTAAAAGAAATCACCGGTATGGATGAAGTTACATTGCAACCTGCTGCAGGTGCACATGGTGAGTGGACGGGATTAATGATGATTCGGGCCTACCATGAGGCACGAGGGGACTTTAAACGGACAAAAGTTATTGTTCCAGATTCAGCACACGGCACAAATCCTGCTTCAGCGACTGTTGCTGGATTCGAGACCGTAACAGTGAAATCAAGCGACCAAGGTCTTGTGGACTTAGAAGATTTAAAGCGCGTGGTCGGAGAAGATACGGCAGCGTTGATGTTGACAAATCCAAATACGCTTGGCTTGTTTGAAGAACAAATTTTGGAAATGGCGGCTATTATCCATGAAGTGGGCGGCAAGCTTTATTACGACGGCGCTAACTTGAATGCGGTCATGTCAAAAGCGCGTCCTGGAGATATGGGCTTTGACGTGGTTCACTTAAACTTGCACAAAACTTTCACAGGACCTCACGGCGGTGGTGGACCTGGATCTGGTCCAGTCGGTGTGAAAAATGACTTGTTGCCATACTTGCCAAAACCGTTATTGGTGAAAAAAGACGATGCCTATACGTTCGACTACGACCGCCCAGAATCAATTGGTCGTGTCAAACCGTTCTATGGCAACTTCGGCATTAATGTAAGAGCCTATACGTATATCCGTTCAATGGGACCAGATGGTCTAAAAGCAGTTACGGAATACGCGGTACTCAACGCTAACTATATGATGCGCAGACTGCAGCCTCATTTTGATTTGCCGTATGATCGTCATTGTAAACATGAATTCGTCCTGAGCGGCCGCCGCCAGAAAAAACTTGGCGTCCGGACATTAGATATGGCGAAACGCCTGCTTGACTTCGGTTACCATCCGCCAACTATCTACTTCCCAATAAATGTGGAAGAAGGCATGATGATCGAACCGACAGAAACTGAATCCAAGGAAACCTTGGACGCCTTCATCGACGCGATGATTCAGATTGCCAAAGAGGTAGAAGAAAACCCGGAAATCGTCCAAAATGCACCTCATACTACAGTGATTAGTCGTTTGGATGAAACGAAAGCAGCACGACAACCAGTACTTCGCTACTATAAAGCTGAATAA
- a CDS encoding rhodanese-like domain-containing protein, which translates to MEFLYITIAVVLAIIIYAVISYFRIKKAVTNLTQEQFIEGYRKAQLIDVREPKDFAAGHILGARNIPQSQLRQRYKEIREDKPVYLYDQNGARSGRVAIFLKKKGYNQLFQLQGGFKQWTGKIKAKV; encoded by the coding sequence TTGGAATTTCTGTACATCACGATCGCCGTAGTTTTGGCAATCATTATTTACGCGGTGATTTCTTATTTCCGCATCAAAAAAGCCGTCACTAACCTGACGCAGGAACAATTTATCGAAGGCTACCGCAAAGCCCAATTGATAGACGTGCGCGAGCCGAAAGATTTTGCGGCTGGCCATATCCTGGGGGCACGCAATATTCCACAATCACAATTGCGCCAGCGCTATAAAGAAATCCGAGAGGACAAGCCAGTCTATCTATACGACCAGAACGGGGCACGCAGCGGACGCGTCGCAATTTTTCTGAAGAAAAAAGGCTACAATCAATTGTTCCAACTGCAAGGCGGATTCAAGCAGTGGACCGGTAAAATAAAAGCCAAAGTCTAA
- a CDS encoding lipoate--protein ligase family protein has protein sequence MALDEALLTWHSEGLIPPVIRFYSWEPAALSIGYFQKVEKEIDMEMVNRLGLGFVRRPTGGRGVLHEHELTYSIIVSEDYPDIPETVTEAYRVLSEGLLEGFKNLGLDAYFSVPDTDDKRADLKKPKSAVCFDAPSWYEMVVGGKKVAGSAQTRQKGVILQHGAILIDLDAEKLLSVFKFSNEEAKQRMRIKIPEKAVSINSLRKEPTTQEECIQAFKTGFEQALSIDLQPYVLTEQQLEDVKTLEEKKYANDEWNFRA, from the coding sequence ATGGCGCTTGATGAAGCCCTGCTAACATGGCACAGTGAAGGGCTCATCCCGCCGGTCATCCGTTTTTACAGCTGGGAACCGGCAGCACTGTCCATCGGTTATTTTCAGAAAGTAGAAAAGGAAATTGACATGGAGATGGTCAACCGGCTCGGCCTTGGATTTGTCCGTCGGCCGACAGGAGGCAGAGGCGTTCTCCATGAGCATGAACTTACATACAGCATCATTGTCAGCGAAGATTATCCAGACATTCCGGAAACGGTCACAGAAGCCTATCGCGTATTGAGCGAAGGACTGCTGGAAGGTTTCAAGAATCTTGGGCTGGATGCCTATTTCTCTGTTCCGGATACAGACGACAAGCGTGCTGACCTGAAAAAACCCAAATCGGCGGTCTGTTTTGATGCGCCGAGCTGGTATGAAATGGTTGTTGGAGGAAAGAAAGTGGCGGGCAGTGCACAAACACGACAAAAAGGCGTTATTTTGCAGCATGGTGCGATTCTGATTGACTTGGATGCTGAGAAGCTGTTGTCTGTTTTTAAATTTTCGAACGAAGAGGCCAAACAGCGAATGCGTATCAAGATCCCTGAAAAAGCGGTGTCGATCAATTCGCTTCGCAAGGAACCGACCACTCAGGAAGAATGCATCCAGGCATTCAAGACCGGATTTGAGCAGGCCTTATCCATCGACCTACAGCCTTATGTATTGACGGAACAGCAACTCGAGGATGTCAAGACTTTAGAAGAAAAAAAATACGCCAATGACGAATGGAATTTCCGCGCTTAA
- a CDS encoding vitamin B12-dependent ribonucleotide reductase, whose product MVSVTQSQYSLNSRALNEDIKTFPQVHTITPDMKLTHKGVSRLVMIDRYSFKDTEKKTLKAGDFVVLTVKEDPKFPARGLGYIVSIDQQSNKAQVWIEEDYRSAIDNPKEQEAGIVNRPIEVIEKPLEVFYEQIAKRNATGLASVEKTPEKRQEWFKKFYQQLVGLKFIPAGRVLYGAGADTDVTYFNCYVMPFVADSREGISDHRKQVMEIMSRGGGVGTNGSTLRPRNTLARGVNGKSSGSVSWLDDIAKLTHLVEQGGSRRGAQMIMLADWHPDIAEFIISKMQNPRILRYLIENTEDETIKKLAYDKLKFKPLTEQEDAMYQGILNYRTIPGMGGFNEKIMRDADTKLRDGGTYTVHNEEFLTGANISVTLTSDFMTAVENDADFELRFPAVESYSKEEMAVYNEQWQEVGDVREWERMGHGVRVYRTMKARELWNLVNICATYSAEPGIFFIDNANEKTNAAAYGQKVVATNPCGEQPLAPYSVCNLAAVNLAQFVDSKTKTVDFEALKDTVRVGVRMQDNVIDATPYFLEENQVQALGERRVGLGVMGLADLLIYCDKEYGSPEGNDLVDEIFKTIATAAYEVSTDLAAERGSFPFLVGKTDDETAALRKAFTETGFMQDMPEHVREAVLEKGIRNSHLLTVAPTGSTGTMVGVSTGLEPYYSFTYYRSGRLGKFIEVKADIVGEYLKNNPEANEENLPKAFVTSMDLAPEAHADVQCIIQRWIDSSISKTVNAPRGYTVKQVEGVYERLYKGGAKGGTVYVDGSRDSQVLTLKAEDNTFEEEHQPEETGKRPIVLIDTIQDLRSTNVAIGSEVGDTCPVCRKGTVEEMGGCNTCTNCNAQLKCGL is encoded by the coding sequence ATGGTTTCCGTCACACAATCCCAGTATTCATTAAATTCCAGAGCGTTGAACGAAGATATCAAAACGTTCCCGCAAGTACACACAATTACTCCTGATATGAAATTAACGCATAAAGGGGTATCTCGCCTCGTGATGATTGACCGCTATTCATTTAAGGATACGGAGAAAAAAACTCTTAAGGCAGGCGATTTTGTTGTATTGACTGTCAAGGAAGATCCGAAATTCCCTGCCCGCGGCCTTGGCTATATTGTCTCAATCGATCAGCAATCCAACAAAGCGCAGGTTTGGATCGAGGAAGACTATAGAAGTGCTATCGACAATCCTAAGGAACAAGAAGCGGGTATTGTCAATCGCCCCATCGAAGTAATCGAGAAGCCACTTGAAGTATTCTATGAGCAGATTGCGAAACGTAATGCGACAGGACTTGCTTCTGTAGAGAAAACACCTGAAAAGCGCCAAGAGTGGTTTAAAAAATTCTACCAGCAATTAGTTGGCTTAAAGTTCATCCCAGCTGGCCGCGTTCTCTACGGAGCTGGAGCCGATACGGATGTAACGTATTTCAATTGTTACGTTATGCCATTTGTAGCCGATTCGCGCGAAGGTATTTCTGATCACCGCAAGCAGGTGATGGAAATTATGAGTCGAGGAGGCGGAGTTGGTACCAACGGTTCAACACTTCGACCACGAAACACATTAGCTCGCGGAGTCAACGGCAAATCATCAGGTTCTGTATCCTGGCTGGATGATATCGCTAAGCTGACGCATCTTGTCGAGCAAGGGGGCTCACGACGCGGGGCTCAGATGATCATGCTTGCCGACTGGCATCCAGATATTGCGGAATTTATCATTTCGAAAATGCAAAATCCGCGTATCTTGCGCTATTTGATCGAAAACACTGAAGATGAAACCATCAAGAAATTGGCTTATGATAAACTGAAATTCAAGCCTTTGACAGAGCAGGAAGATGCGATGTACCAAGGAATCCTAAACTACCGCACAATCCCTGGCATGGGCGGATTCAACGAGAAGATTATGCGTGACGCTGATACGAAGCTGCGCGATGGCGGAACTTATACGGTCCATAATGAAGAATTTTTGACAGGTGCTAACATTTCAGTCACCTTGACGAGCGATTTCATGACAGCTGTTGAAAACGATGCTGATTTCGAATTACGCTTCCCAGCAGTAGAATCCTATTCAAAAGAAGAAATGGCCGTTTACAACGAACAATGGCAAGAAGTGGGCGATGTCCGCGAATGGGAGCGAATGGGCCACGGCGTCCGTGTCTACCGCACGATGAAAGCCCGTGAACTATGGAACCTAGTCAATATCTGCGCGACATATTCAGCAGAACCCGGCATTTTCTTTATTGATAACGCCAATGAAAAAACAAATGCGGCGGCATATGGACAAAAAGTCGTTGCGACAAACCCTTGCGGCGAACAGCCACTGGCACCTTATTCTGTCTGTAATTTGGCTGCGGTCAACCTAGCACAATTCGTAGATTCGAAAACGAAGACAGTCGACTTTGAAGCTTTGAAAGATACTGTCCGCGTCGGTGTCCGCATGCAAGACAATGTCATTGATGCAACTCCATATTTCCTGGAAGAAAACCAAGTGCAGGCACTCGGCGAACGTCGTGTCGGACTTGGCGTCATGGGACTTGCTGATCTATTAATTTACTGTGATAAAGAATACGGTTCACCTGAAGGCAATGACCTTGTGGATGAAATCTTCAAGACGATTGCCACGGCGGCGTATGAAGTATCGACTGACTTGGCAGCAGAACGCGGCAGCTTCCCATTTCTTGTCGGCAAAACCGATGATGAAACGGCAGCACTTCGCAAAGCGTTCACTGAAACCGGATTTATGCAGGACATGCCAGAGCACGTCCGTGAAGCAGTCCTTGAAAAAGGAATCCGCAATTCACATCTATTGACAGTGGCGCCAACAGGATCTACTGGAACGATGGTCGGCGTTTCAACTGGACTTGAACCTTACTATTCATTCACCTACTATCGCAGCGGCCGCCTTGGAAAATTTATTGAGGTCAAAGCTGATATTGTCGGTGAATACCTGAAGAACAACCCAGAAGCCAATGAAGAAAACCTGCCGAAGGCATTTGTCACGTCTATGGACCTGGCGCCGGAAGCACACGCAGATGTCCAGTGCATCATCCAGCGTTGGATCGATTCATCCATTTCGAAAACAGTCAACGCACCGCGCGGCTATACAGTCAAACAAGTAGAAGGTGTCTATGAGCGTTTATACAAAGGTGGAGCAAAAGGCGGTACGGTTTACGTCGACGGCAGCCGCGACTCACAAGTTCTAACATTAAAAGCTGAAGACAACACATTTGAAGAAGAACACCAGCCGGAAGAAACTGGCAAGCGTCCGATCGTCTTGATCGACACGATTCAAGATCTCCGTTCTACTAATGTCGCTATCGGTTCAGAAGTGGGCGACACGTGTCCGGTTTGCCGTAAAGGGACAGTGGAAGAAATGGGCGGCTGCAATACTTGCACTAACTGCAACGCTCAACTGAAATGCGGATTGTAA
- the aroQ gene encoding type II 3-dehydroquinate dehydratase: MRVLILNGPNLNRLGKREKEAYGTFTLEELEQELVEFSYHHNIELICRQSNHEGELIDWIHGAGDEALTGIVLNAGAYTHTSIAIRDAIAAIQVPVIEVHISNVHKREEFRHYSYISPVTTGQIVGFGQDVYKLALQALILRQERG; encoded by the coding sequence ATGCGCGTGCTGATATTGAATGGTCCAAATTTAAACCGCCTGGGTAAACGAGAGAAAGAAGCATATGGAACGTTTACACTAGAAGAGCTGGAGCAGGAGCTGGTGGAGTTTTCTTATCACCATAATATTGAATTGATTTGCCGTCAGTCGAACCATGAAGGCGAATTGATCGACTGGATTCATGGAGCGGGCGATGAAGCGCTTACTGGTATCGTTTTGAATGCGGGTGCCTATACGCATACGAGCATTGCTATACGTGATGCCATTGCCGCCATCCAGGTCCCTGTAATTGAAGTACATATATCGAATGTTCACAAACGCGAGGAATTCCGCCACTATTCTTATATCTCCCCGGTCACCACCGGGCAGATTGTTGGATTTGGACAGGATGTCTACAAGTTGGCGCTACAAGCTTTGATCTTAAGACAGGAGAGAGGATGA